The window GCGGCGTTGGCGGCGTCGCGCAGCGTGCCGTAGGTCAGCCAGGTGTCCAGCGCCATCATGGCGGCCAGCGCCGGCAGCAGCAGGATCAGCAGTTGCCGGCGCAGGCTGCCGCGCAGCCAGCGCCGCACCGGGCGCGCCGGCCGGGCCGGCGCGGAAGCCTCGGCTGCCATCTCAGTGCGCGCCCTCCGGCTCGAGCAGGTAGCCGAAGCCGCGCAGCGTCACGATGGTCACGCCGTGCCCGCTGAGTTTCTTGCGCAGGCGGTAGATCAGCACCTCGATGGCGTCGGGGCTGACATCGGCGTCCAGCGAGAAGACCTTGTCGAGCAGCTGGGCCTTGGTCAGCGGCTGCCCGCTCCTGGCCAGCAGCGCGCCCAGCAGCGTCGATTCGCGCGGGGTCAGCGCGAGCGGCGCGCCGTCCAGCGTGAAGCCGCGCGTCTCGCCGTCGAAGACCAGGGTGCCGCACTGCAGGCGCGGGTGGGCGCGACCGCGGCTGCGCCGGATCAGCGCCAGGATGCGGGCCTCCAGCTCGGCGATGGCGAAGGGCTTGGGCAGGTAGTCGTCGGCGCCCAGGTTGAGACCGCGCACGCGCTCGTCGAGCGTGTCCTGCGCGGTCAGGATCAGCACCGGGGTGCGGTCGTCGCGCGCACGCATCGCCTTGAGGACCGACAGGCCGTCCTTGCCGGGCAGGCGCAGGTCCAGTACGACGGCGTCGTACTCTTCGGCCGCCAGCCGTGCCTCGGCCTTGAGGCCGTCGGCCACGTGCTCGATCACGAAGCCGCCCTGCTCCAGCGCGCGCGCCACCCAGCGCGCCAGTTCGATCTCATCTTCCACCAGCAGGATGCGCATGCCGGACCTCCCTACCACCCGATTGCCAGAAATGCGGGGCGCCGGCCGGGCCGCCGGTGCGCAGGGCGCACCGCGCGGAGGCGCGGCGGGCGCTCCGAGGGCGCCTATAATACCCCCGCCCCGCTCCCCCCGCCGCGCACGGGTCCGAGGCGCGCGGGCACGCCCCCGCTCCGCCGCCACCGCCGATGCCCAGCTCGCCCATCCTTCCGCCCGCCGGCACCCTGCGCCGGCGCTTGCTCGCCGCCGCCGGCGCCACTGTGGCCGGCTCCGCGCTGCCGGTGCTGCCCGCGCTGGCGCAGTCCGGCGCCCCGGCCGTGCCGGCCGGCTATCCCGACGACTACGAGCAGACCATCGCGCGCGGCCAGCGCGAGGGCGCGGTGACGGTGTATGCGACCACTGATCTCGACATCGTGCGGCCGCTGATCCTGGCCTTCGAGGCGCGCTATCCCGGCATCAAGGTCCACTACGAGGACCTGAACTCGCTCGCCCTCAACGACCGCTTCCTGGCCGAGTCGGCCCGCGCGCCGGGCGCCGGCGGTGCCGACGTGCTGTGGAGTGCGGCCATGGACCTGCAGGTCAAGCTGGTCAACGACGGCCATGCGCAGCGCTACGAGTCGCCCGAGCGCGGCGGTCTGCCGGCCCGCGCGGTGTGGCGTGACGAAGCCTGGGGCACCACCTTCGAGCCGGCGGTGATCGTCTACAACCGCCGCCACCTGGCGGGCGTGCGGCTGCCGCGCAGCCGCAGCGGCCTGGCGCGGCTGCTGCAGGACAAGGCGCCGGGCTGGCGCGGGCGCGTGGTCACCTACGATGTGGAGAAATCGGGCGTGGGCTACCTGCTGGCGCAGCAGGACGCGCGCATGGGCAGCGAATTCTGGTACCTGGCGCAGGCGCTGGGACGCTCGCGCGTGCAACTGCAGGCTTCGACCGCCGGCATGATCGAGCGCATCGCCAGCGGCGAGCTGGTGCTCGGCTACAACCTGCTGGGCGCCTATGCCCTGTCGCTGATGGAGCGCGGCGCCGACATCGACGTGATCGCCCCGCGCGACTACACCCTGGTGATCTCGCGGGTGGCCTTCATCGCCCGCCGCGCGCCGCATCCCAATGCCGCGCGGCTGTGGCTGGACTTCCTCTTGTCGGGCGAGGGCCAGGGCCTGCTCGGGCGCTCCAGCTCGCAGCTCTACACCGTGCGCACCGATACCGAGAACCCCTACAACGCCACCGCGCTGGCCGAGCGGCTGGGCTACGCGCTCAAGCCGATCGGCCTGGGCCCCGGGCTGCTGGCGGCCCAGGATGCGATGCGCAAGCGGGCCTTCCTGGCGCGTTGGCGCGCGGCGCTGGCCGGATAGGCCGGCGCGGGCCGGCGCGCCGGCTCAGGGCTGTGGCGGCGTGCCGCCGCCGTGGCCCGATGCCTCCGGTTGGTCGCCGATCGGGTTGGCGGGGCGCGGCACGTAGCCCCGGCGCAGCGCGGGCGACAGGCGCAGCATATCGATGATGCCGTCGGCCAGGCGCTCGGCGCTGGCGTCCAGGTCGAAGCTCTCGGGGGCAAACAGCCAGTGCGCCAGCAGGCCGTGCACCGAGGCGTGGAACAGCTGGGTGGCGGCGTCCAGGTCGAGTTCGGCCGGCAGCTGGCCGCGCTCGCGCGCCAGGCGCAGGTGGTCGCGGATCTTGATGTTGCCGTCCTCGTGCGACTGGCGCTGGCGCTCGAAGATGGCGCCGTTCTCCTGCACCATCTCGCACTTGTGGAAGATGATCTCGTAGACGCGCCGCCATTGGGCGTTGCGCACGGTCTGGCGCATCACGAAGACGCAGATGTCGCGTACGCCGCCCAGCGGGTCTTCCTGGCGCTCGATATGCTCGGGCTCGCACAGGGTCTCGATCGGCAGGTGCACGCGGTCGCACATGGCGGCGAACACATCGCTCTTGTTCTTGAAGTGCCAGTAGATGGCCCCGCGTGTCACGCCGGCGGCCTCGGCAATGTCGGCCAGCGAGGGGCGCGCCACGCCGCGGGCGTGAAAGACGGCTTCGGCGGCATCGAGAATGCGATTGCGCGTCTCCTGCGCCTCTTCCTTTGTGCGTCTGACCATATTCCTTTCTCTGCGGCCACGCGGACCGCGTCGGTTCCTCTCCCCAGGTCACGCCAGTGCCGGCGCGTGACGTCCGTTTCCTTGGTTGCGTCAAGCCTGCGCCGAAGCGGCACGGCGAACGGCGCGCATGCTAACGCATGCCAACTCCTTTGCGCACAAAAACATTGCGCCATGTGCAAAGCCCCGCACTGCAACAGGACTTTTACATACATGCTTGGATGTATATATAATACGCGCTTGCCTGGCATCCGGCAAAGCCGATCTGCCCGGCAGCCTGCCCCATCCATCGGGCAGGTCGTCACCTGAAAGCCGCCGTTCGTCGCATGTGCCGTGCCTGCATCACGGATCGTGGCTAGCATTGCGCTTTTTGCTTGTTTCCGCCGCCGTCCGCGCGGCGGTCGCGGCGTTTCCGCCACCGGCAGTAAAAGTCACCTGTCCGGGCGCCGCCGATTTCAATTGCCATCATGGGGTTATCGATGAGGAAGTCCCAACGAATCACCTGCGTTGCCGCTGCCGCGCTGACGGTACTGGCGTTGTCCGCCTGCGGTGACAAGAAGCCCCAGGCCGGGGCCGCCATGCCGCCGCCCGAAGTCGGCGTCGTCACCGTCACGCCGTCGCCGGTGGCGGTCGTCAATGAACTGCCGGGCCGCCTGGAAGGCGTGCGCACGGCCGAAGTGCGCGCCCGTGTCGAGGGCATCGTGCTGTCGCGTAACTACCAGGAAGGCGGCGAGGTCAAGGCCGGCCAGGTGCTGTTCCGCATCGACCCGGCGCCCTACCAGGCCCAGCTCGCTTCCGCCAAGGCCAGCCTGCAGCGCGCCGAGGCCAATGCCGTGACCGCGCGCCAGAAGGCCGAACGCTACAAGCCGCTGGTCGCCGTCAATGCCGTCAGCAAGCAGGAGTACGCCGACGCCGTGGCCGCCGCCGGCCAGGCCGACGCCGACGTCGCCGCGGCCCAGGCCGCGGTGACCACCGCCCAGATCAACCTGGGCTACACCACGGTGACGGCGCCCATCGGCGGCCGTGCCGGCCGCGCGCTGGTGACCGAAGGGGCGCTGGTCGGCAAGGGCGAGGCGACCCAGCTGGCGCTGGTCGAGCAGGTCGACCCGATCCGCGTGACCTTCACCCAGCCCGCCAGCGAGGTGGCCAAGCTGCGCCGCGCCATCGAGTCGGGCCAGATCAAGGGCGTCGACGGCGGCGCGCGCGTGCATCTGTTCGTCGAGGACGGCCGCGAGTACGAGCACACCGGCAAGCTGCTGTTCTCCGACATGACGGTGGACCCGACCACGGGCGCCATCACGCTGCGTGCGCAGTTCCCCAATCCGAAGCGCGAGCTGCTGTCGGGCACCTTCGTGCGCGTGCGCATCGAGCAGGGCCTGAACGAGCAGGCGCTGACCGTGCCGCAGCGCGCGCTGATCCGCAATGCCCAGGGCGCCAGCGTGCTGGTGGTGGGCCAGGACGGCAAGGTCGCCGCCATGCCGGTCAAGGCGCCGCAGGCGGTGGACGATCGCTGGATCGTCACCGAAGGCCTGAAGGGCGGCGAGCAGGTCATCGTCGAGGGCCTGCAGAAGGTCAAGGTGGGCGCGCCCGCCAAGGCCGTGCCGTTCGTGCCCCAGGGCGCTGCGCAAGGCGCTTCGGCGCCGGCCGCGCCGGCCAAGAAGATCGAAGCCGAGGCCGGCGGCGCAGCCAAGCAGGGTTAATCCAAGCGGAACCAGAAGGGAGCCAGTTTTATGGCCAAGTTTTTTATCGACCGGCCGGTGTTCGCCTGGGTGGTCGCGCTGATCATCGTGCTGGGCGGGATCTTGTCGATCCTGCAGCTGCCGATCGCGCAATACCCCAACATCGCGCCGCCCACGGTGTCGGTGACCGCCACCTACCCGGGCGCTTCGGCGAAGACCCTGGAGGATTCGGTCACCACCGTGATCGAGCAGGAACTGAACGGCGCGC of the Cupriavidus malaysiensis genome contains:
- a CDS encoding efflux RND transporter periplasmic adaptor subunit; translated protein: MRKSQRITCVAAAALTVLALSACGDKKPQAGAAMPPPEVGVVTVTPSPVAVVNELPGRLEGVRTAEVRARVEGIVLSRNYQEGGEVKAGQVLFRIDPAPYQAQLASAKASLQRAEANAVTARQKAERYKPLVAVNAVSKQEYADAVAAAGQADADVAAAQAAVTTAQINLGYTTVTAPIGGRAGRALVTEGALVGKGEATQLALVEQVDPIRVTFTQPASEVAKLRRAIESGQIKGVDGGARVHLFVEDGREYEHTGKLLFSDMTVDPTTGAITLRAQFPNPKRELLSGTFVRVRIEQGLNEQALTVPQRALIRNAQGASVLVVGQDGKVAAMPVKAPQAVDDRWIVTEGLKGGEQVIVEGLQKVKVGAPAKAVPFVPQGAAQGASAPAAPAKKIEAEAGGAAKQG
- a CDS encoding TetR family transcriptional regulator, with the protein product MVRRTKEEAQETRNRILDAAEAVFHARGVARPSLADIAEAAGVTRGAIYWHFKNKSDVFAAMCDRVHLPIETLCEPEHIERQEDPLGGVRDICVFVMRQTVRNAQWRRVYEIIFHKCEMVQENGAIFERQRQSHEDGNIKIRDHLRLARERGQLPAELDLDAATQLFHASVHGLLAHWLFAPESFDLDASAERLADGIIDMLRLSPALRRGYVPRPANPIGDQPEASGHGGGTPPQP
- a CDS encoding response regulator, translated to MRILLVEDEIELARWVARALEQGGFVIEHVADGLKAEARLAAEEYDAVVLDLRLPGKDGLSVLKAMRARDDRTPVLILTAQDTLDERVRGLNLGADDYLPKPFAIAELEARILALIRRSRGRAHPRLQCGTLVFDGETRGFTLDGAPLALTPRESTLLGALLARSGQPLTKAQLLDKVFSLDADVSPDAIEVLIYRLRKKLSGHGVTIVTLRGFGYLLEPEGAH
- a CDS encoding ABC transporter substrate-binding protein, with amino-acid sequence MPSSPILPPAGTLRRRLLAAAGATVAGSALPVLPALAQSGAPAVPAGYPDDYEQTIARGQREGAVTVYATTDLDIVRPLILAFEARYPGIKVHYEDLNSLALNDRFLAESARAPGAGGADVLWSAAMDLQVKLVNDGHAQRYESPERGGLPARAVWRDEAWGTTFEPAVIVYNRRHLAGVRLPRSRSGLARLLQDKAPGWRGRVVTYDVEKSGVGYLLAQQDARMGSEFWYLAQALGRSRVQLQASTAGMIERIASGELVLGYNLLGAYALSLMERGADIDVIAPRDYTLVISRVAFIARRAPHPNAARLWLDFLLSGEGQGLLGRSSSQLYTVRTDTENPYNATALAERLGYALKPIGLGPGLLAAQDAMRKRAFLARWRAALAG